A single genomic interval of Pyruvatibacter sp. HU-CL02332 harbors:
- a CDS encoding aspartate-semialdehyde dehydrogenase, which yields MGLKVAVVGATGNVGHEMLNILEERQFPATEVVAIASRRSQGKEVSYGDRTLKCQALENFDFSDTDIVMMSAGGGVSKEWSPKIAKQGAVVIDNSSTWRTDPDVPLIVPEVNADAIAGYTKKNIIANPNCSTAQLVVALKPLHDAAQIERVVVSTYQSVSGTGKDAMDELFNQTRAVFVNDPIEKSIYPKQIAFNVIPHGGDFMEDGYTTEEWKMTVETKKILDPKIKLTATSVRVPVFVGHGEAVHIEFAKPISDKEARNILREAPGVLVVDKREDGGYVTPVECVGDFATFVSRIRTDPTVDNGLALWVVSDNLRKGAALNAVQIAELLNTKYLAKAA from the coding sequence ATGGGTTTGAAAGTTGCAGTTGTGGGCGCCACGGGGAATGTGGGGCATGAGATGCTCAATATTCTCGAAGAGCGTCAGTTTCCAGCGACGGAAGTCGTGGCCATAGCCTCGCGCCGCAGCCAGGGCAAGGAAGTGTCCTATGGCGACAGGACACTGAAGTGTCAGGCGCTGGAGAATTTTGATTTTTCCGACACGGACATCGTGATGATGTCTGCAGGCGGCGGTGTCTCGAAAGAGTGGTCTCCCAAGATTGCCAAGCAGGGTGCGGTTGTCATCGACAATTCATCCACCTGGCGGACCGACCCGGATGTTCCGCTGATCGTGCCGGAAGTGAATGCGGACGCGATTGCGGGCTACACCAAGAAGAACATCATCGCGAACCCCAATTGCTCAACGGCGCAGTTGGTGGTGGCGCTGAAGCCGCTGCATGACGCGGCTCAGATCGAGCGCGTGGTCGTGTCGACCTATCAGTCCGTGTCGGGCACGGGCAAGGACGCGATGGATGAGCTGTTCAACCAGACCCGTGCGGTGTTTGTGAATGATCCGATTGAAAAGTCGATCTACCCCAAGCAGATCGCGTTCAACGTGATCCCCCATGGGGGCGACTTCATGGAGGACGGCTACACCACTGAAGAGTGGAAGATGACGGTTGAGACCAAGAAGATCCTTGATCCCAAGATCAAGCTCACGGCCACATCCGTGCGCGTGCCGGTGTTTGTGGGTCATGGCGAAGCGGTGCATATCGAGTTCGCCAAGCCGATCTCCGACAAGGAAGCGCGTAACATTCTGCGTGAGGCACCGGGTGTGCTGGTCGTGGATAAGCGTGAAGACGGTGGCTATGTGACTCCGGTCGAGTGCGTGGGTGACTTTGCGACCTTTGTGAGCCGCATCCGCACGGATCCGACCGTGGACAATGGCCTGGCGCTGTGGGTCGTCTCTGACAATCTACGCAAGGGCGCAGCACTCAATGCAGTGCAGATCGCTGAGCTGCTGAATACGAAGTATCTGGCGAAAGCTGCTTAA
- a CDS encoding phytanoyl-CoA dioxygenase family protein, which yields MPQLTSLLATASQEEIAKIMDRDGAMILTGAMDDALFARIDAETQPLMDASAKGNDAFTGHNTTRTGALVSRSPACREAVMDATVLEAANRFLLPYCDRIQLHLTQLIRLLPGQGKQPLHRDRLAWGGYLPDIEPQFNTIWALTDFTEENGATQVVPGSHKWDEKRQAEPHEVCQAVMPRGSVLLYTGSVIHSGGENKSQAPRVGMNITYCLGWLRTEENQYLSCPPDVARTLAPELQELLGYTMGSYALGYYSPPQPSPEIPDTVPPELALGRLPREAPVAKKIMENSSAEIGSFVPLEGQ from the coding sequence ATGCCTCAACTGACGAGCCTGCTGGCGACTGCGTCGCAGGAAGAAATTGCCAAGATCATGGACCGCGATGGTGCGATGATTCTGACGGGCGCTATGGATGATGCGTTGTTTGCGCGTATTGATGCGGAGACGCAGCCGCTGATGGATGCGTCTGCCAAGGGCAATGACGCATTCACCGGTCACAACACGACGCGGACGGGCGCGCTGGTATCCCGCTCTCCGGCATGTCGTGAGGCGGTGATGGATGCAACGGTTCTGGAAGCCGCCAACCGTTTCCTGCTGCCCTATTGCGATCGGATCCAGTTGCACCTGACGCAGCTCATCCGGCTGTTGCCGGGGCAGGGCAAGCAGCCGCTTCACCGCGACAGGCTCGCCTGGGGCGGCTACCTGCCGGACATTGAACCGCAATTCAACACCATCTGGGCCCTGACGGATTTTACCGAAGAGAACGGTGCGACGCAGGTCGTGCCGGGCAGTCACAAATGGGACGAGAAGCGCCAGGCTGAGCCTCACGAGGTCTGTCAGGCTGTCATGCCACGTGGCTCGGTGCTGCTGTATACGGGCTCGGTCATTCACAGTGGTGGTGAAAACAAGTCGCAGGCCCCCCGGGTGGGAATGAACATTACTTACTGTCTGGGCTGGCTCAGAACAGAAGAGAACCAGTACCTCTCCTGCCCGCCGGACGTTGCCAGGACTTTGGCCCCTGAGCTTCAGGAACTGCTTGGCTACACGATGGGGTCCTATGCGCTTGGCTACTACAGCCCGCCACAACCCAGCCCTGAGATTCCCGACACTGTGCCGCCTGAGTTGGCGCTGGGTCGACTGCCGCGGGAAGCTCCTGTGGCCAAGAAGATCATGGAGAACTCCTCAGCCGAAATAGGGTCTTTTGTGCCCCTCGAAGGGCAGTGA
- a CDS encoding TetR/AcrR family transcriptional regulator, with amino-acid sequence MIMPKKVDHDQRRSQLAEAAVVAIDTHGLDSVRLIDVAREAKLTTGAVVHYLNNKDDVLLAAFDQVGLRNAERLEQTRGMDPVDRAMTYLPHNDETAREWRVFLQFWGRGVSDPAFRERHRAGYEALAHSLRLELEAGGATDPQTVADAMIAGVDGIAVRVAMEPDAWDMTRMRKTISALILPLMAAHTPDTPDNPDNAN; translated from the coding sequence ATGATTATGCCAAAAAAGGTGGACCATGATCAGCGCCGTTCCCAGCTTGCCGAAGCGGCCGTCGTCGCCATTGATACCCACGGGCTCGACAGCGTCCGACTGATCGATGTCGCCCGCGAGGCCAAGCTCACCACCGGGGCTGTGGTCCACTACCTCAACAACAAGGACGACGTGCTTCTGGCGGCCTTTGATCAGGTCGGGCTGCGCAATGCGGAGCGTCTTGAGCAGACGCGCGGCATGGACCCGGTGGACCGGGCCATGACCTATCTGCCCCATAATGATGAGACGGCGCGGGAGTGGCGCGTCTTCCTGCAATTCTGGGGACGCGGGGTCAGTGATCCGGCGTTTCGGGAGCGGCACCGCGCCGGGTATGAGGCGCTTGCCCACTCGCTGCGTCTTGAGCTTGAAGCCGGTGGCGCGACCGATCCGCAGACTGTTGCTGATGCCATGATTGCGGGCGTTGATGGCATTGCTGTGCGTGTGGCGATGGAGCCGGACGCCTGGGACATGACGCGCATGCGCAAGACGATCTCCGCTCTGATTTTACCGCTGATGGCGGCGCACACCCCAGACACCCCAGACAATCCAGACAATGCGAACTGA